A window of Gammaproteobacteria bacterium contains these coding sequences:
- a CDS encoding HPr family phosphocarrier protein has translation MKCIDVTIINKLGLHARASAKLVSLASEFKSEVTLERNGQQVNAKSIMGVMMLAAAQGTKLKICTDGNDEAKALAAVAELVGNRFGEDE, from the coding sequence ATGAAGTGTATCGACGTCACCATCATCAACAAGCTCGGACTGCACGCGCGTGCCTCGGCCAAGCTCGTGAGCCTGGCGTCCGAGTTCAAGAGCGAGGTCACACTCGAACGCAACGGCCAACAAGTCAATGCCAAAAGCATCATGGGCGTCATGATGCTGGCAGCGGCACAAGGCACGAAACTCAAGATCTGCACCGACGGTAACGACGAGGCCAAGGCATTGGCGGCGGTTGCCGAGCTTGTCGGCAACCGTTTCGGCGAGGACGAATAA
- a CDS encoding PTS fructose transporter subunit IIA, which translates to MIGLLILGQKEFGNGLIKAVEHTFSSRPPALETAGVDYSQKPEAITEFIRKKIVRVDEGDGVLILADIYGTTHTNLASRLLERGRIELISGANLPMLLRALTYRRLKMDELIDRAVTGGTGGIVQATNPNNKKERRS; encoded by the coding sequence ATGATTGGATTATTGATTTTGGGGCAGAAGGAGTTCGGCAACGGCCTGATCAAGGCGGTCGAACATACTTTCAGCTCGCGCCCACCGGCGCTCGAAACCGCCGGCGTCGACTACAGCCAAAAGCCGGAAGCCATCACCGAATTCATCCGCAAAAAAATCGTGCGCGTCGACGAAGGCGACGGCGTGCTGATCTTGGCCGACATCTACGGCACAACTCATACGAATTTAGCGTCGCGGCTACTGGAACGCGGCCGCATCGAGCTCATCAGCGGCGCCAACCTACCGATGTTGCTGCGTGCATTGACGTATCGCCGATTAAAGATGGACGAGCTTATCGACCGCGCCGTTACCGGCGGCACCGGTGGCATCGTCCAAGCTACCAACCCGAACAATAAGAAGGAACGCCGTTCATGA
- the rapZ gene encoding RNase adapter RapZ has protein sequence MNVFIVTGLSGSGKTIALQALEDAGFYCIDNLPAALLPQFSEHLLRTLGSGNAAIGLDARNRAFLADVPAALEQLKTQGVRYRIIFLEAEEAVLVKRYKETRRPHPMTSGDTSLPEAIRLEKKLLEPLAFAASLHIDTTRLTPHDLRNYVRNFVHGEETAGMTLLFESFGYKHGTPLDADFVFDVRCLPNPHWEPTLRPHTGLEQPVVEYMERHDEVHEMYEELKRFLENWLPRFEREDRTYMTVAVGCTGGMHRSVYLVNRLANHFGKQGFKTQVRHRELK, from the coding sequence ATGAACGTCTTCATCGTCACCGGCCTATCCGGGTCGGGGAAAACTATTGCGCTACAGGCGCTGGAAGACGCCGGCTTTTACTGCATCGACAACCTGCCGGCTGCCTTATTGCCGCAGTTTTCCGAGCATTTGCTGCGCACCCTCGGCAGCGGCAACGCCGCCATCGGCCTCGATGCGCGCAACCGTGCGTTTTTGGCCGACGTGCCGGCAGCGCTGGAACAACTGAAGACCCAGGGCGTTCGCTATCGAATTATTTTTCTCGAGGCCGAGGAAGCGGTACTGGTAAAGCGCTATAAAGAAACCCGGCGCCCGCACCCGATGACCAGCGGCGACACCTCGCTGCCGGAAGCGATTCGTCTAGAAAAGAAACTGCTCGAACCGCTGGCGTTCGCCGCCAGCCTGCACATCGACACCACGCGCCTGACGCCGCACGACCTGCGCAACTACGTGCGCAACTTCGTGCACGGCGAAGAAACCGCCGGCATGACGTTGCTGTTCGAGTCGTTCGGTTACAAGCACGGCACACCGCTCGATGCCGACTTCGTGTTCGACGTGCGCTGCCTGCCGAATCCGCACTGGGAACCGACACTGCGCCCGCACACGGGGCTCGAACAGCCCGTGGTAGAGTACATGGAGCGGCACGACGAAGTGCATGAGATGTACGAAGAGCTCAAGCGCTTCCTCGAAAACTGGCTGCCGCGTTTCGAACGCGAGGACCGCACCTACATGACCGTGGCGGTCGGCTGCACCGGTGGCATGCATCGCTCGGTGTATCTGGTCAACCGATTGGCCAACCATTTCGGCAAACAAGGCTTCAAAACACAGGTTCGCCATCGAGAATTAAAATGA
- a CDS encoding HPr kinase/phosphorylase, producing the protein MTPKLTAQDLFEAQSGPLKLNWISGQRGGDRLLEAATAKYPGMALVGHLNFVHPNRVQVIGDNEVSYLKRLKGDDRKAQVKALFGYPATAAVVVANDNRVPRDLMAAADTTKLALFTSPMPSPVLIDHLQYYLTRALAPRTTVHGVYMEVMGMGVLLTGESGVGKSELALELLSRNHRLIADDVVELVRVGPDVLVGQHPSGTLSDYLEVRGLGILDIRTMFGETAVRHKKKLHLIVRMEFLNKKRLHKVDRLQAKQLTRTLLDVEVLEVTLFVGPGRNLAVLVEAAVRSYILRMWGIDTLKDFMQRHQTLINRPEP; encoded by the coding sequence ATGACACCCAAGCTCACCGCACAAGATCTGTTTGAAGCCCAGTCGGGCCCGCTCAAGCTCAATTGGATCAGTGGTCAACGCGGCGGTGACCGCCTGCTGGAAGCGGCGACTGCGAAATACCCCGGCATGGCGCTGGTCGGCCATCTCAATTTCGTGCATCCGAATCGGGTACAAGTTATCGGCGACAACGAGGTCAGTTACCTCAAGCGCCTGAAAGGCGACGACCGTAAGGCGCAAGTGAAGGCGTTGTTCGGTTATCCGGCCACTGCCGCCGTCGTCGTTGCCAATGACAACCGTGTGCCGCGCGACCTGATGGCAGCAGCCGATACCACCAAGCTCGCGCTGTTTACCTCGCCGATGCCGAGCCCGGTCTTGATCGACCATCTGCAATATTACTTAACGCGCGCCCTGGCGCCGCGCACTACGGTGCACGGCGTTTATATGGAAGTCATGGGCATGGGCGTGCTGCTGACCGGCGAATCCGGCGTCGGCAAGAGCGAGCTGGCGCTGGAGCTGTTGTCACGCAACCATCGGCTGATCGCCGACGACGTCGTCGAGCTGGTGCGAGTCGGCCCGGACGTGCTGGTCGGTCAGCACCCGAGCGGCACCCTGTCGGATTACCTCGAGGTCCGCGGCTTGGGCATTCTCGATATCCGCACCATGTTTGGCGAGACCGCCGTGCGCCATAAGAAGAAACTCCATCTGATCGTGCGCATGGAATTTCTAAATAAGAAACGCCTGCACAAGGTCGACCGGCTGCAAGCAAAACAACTCACACGTACCCTACTCGACGTCGAAGTCCTCGAAGTTACGCTATTCGTCGGCCCCGGCCGCAACCTGGCGGTCTTGGTCGAAGCCGCCGTGCGCTCGTATATTTTGCGCATGTGGGGTATCGACACGCTCAAAGATTTCATGCAGCGTCACCAAACGCTAATCAACCGACCCGAACCATGA
- a CDS encoding PTS sugar transporter subunit IIA has product MPIQDLLSRQRIALGVPATSKDDLLRQLGVLLTTDADVLNAALASTALAERERLGSTGLGSGFALPHGRVKGLARPIGAFCTLAQPLDFAAIDHRPVTVAFALLVPEHANNEHLKILAELAGLFSDKAWREQLLTAKNAEELYQHLIQHRSVAPVHDTQAHRTRSV; this is encoded by the coding sequence ATGCCCATCCAAGATCTGCTTTCACGGCAACGCATCGCGCTCGGTGTGCCGGCGACCAGCAAGGATGACCTATTGCGCCAGCTGGGCGTATTGCTGACCACCGACGCCGACGTGCTCAACGCCGCCTTGGCGTCGACCGCACTCGCCGAACGCGAACGTCTCGGCAGTACCGGCCTCGGTTCCGGCTTTGCGCTACCGCACGGTCGCGTGAAAGGATTGGCCCGCCCGATTGGTGCTTTTTGCACGCTCGCGCAACCACTCGACTTTGCCGCCATCGATCACCGGCCGGTCACCGTGGCCTTCGCACTGCTCGTGCCTGAGCATGCTAATAACGAGCACCTTAAAATTCTCGCCGAGCTTGCCGGCTTATTCAGCGACAAGGCCTGGCGCGAACAGCTGCTCACGGCTAAAAATGCCGAAGAACTTTATCAGCATCTCATTCAACATCGCTCAGTCGCGCCGGTACATGACACCCAAGCTCACCGCACAAGATCTGTTTGA
- the raiA gene encoding ribosome-associated translation inhibitor RaiA, which translates to MQITVSGHQIDMTEALRNYASEKIGRLQRHFDNMTTSNVVLHVEKNRHKAEATIFAKGATLHADALGNDMYAAIDALADKLDRQVLKHKEKMTDHHRSSAQKQVV; encoded by the coding sequence ATGCAAATCACGGTAAGTGGTCATCAAATCGACATGACAGAGGCGCTGCGCAACTACGCCTCGGAAAAAATCGGCCGGCTGCAACGCCATTTCGATAACATGACCACGAGTAATGTCGTGCTACATGTAGAGAAAAACCGCCACAAGGCGGAGGCGACGATCTTCGCCAAAGGTGCAACGCTGCACGCCGATGCCCTCGGTAACGATATGTATGCGGCGATCGACGCCCTCGCTGACAAGCTGGATCGTCAGGTGCTGAAGCACAAAGAGAAGATGACGGATCATCACCGCAGCTCGGCGCAGAAGCAGGTGGTATAA
- a CDS encoding RNA polymerase factor sigma-54, whose amino-acid sequence MKQSLDLKLGQHLTITPQLQQAIRLLQLSTVELQQEIQDALESNPLLEENEESENRSEGEETATVEAEAEAESSTADADNAEPADLDMEQSSLSDVGSDSDWDEGNYDGSSSSSSRSDGERPDIDARNSRPQTLRDHLLWQMQMTPLSETDRRIAESLIDAINEDGYLTSRIEEIQQILARGAVGISGLDVEADEVEAVLHQIQNFDPIGVGARDLAECLTLQLKALGTDTPFVSDALQLATPEHLAALANRDYNQLRRMLKVSPETLHEAVQIIQRLNPKPGGMVQSTAANYVVPDIIVSKYKGVWRAELNQDVSPRLRINRLYEGMIHRGDSSTQNRYLQDQLQQARWFIKSLNSRNDTLLKVARTIVDRQRAFFDHGPEAMKPLVLHDVAETVGMHESTISRVTTNKYMLTPRGIFELKYFFSSHVGTADGGACSATAIRSMIKKLVEGEPSSKPISDSKIADILAEQGIHVARRTVAKYRESISIPPSNQRKSIL is encoded by the coding sequence ATGAAGCAGTCACTTGACCTTAAATTAGGTCAACATCTCACGATCACCCCCCAGCTTCAGCAGGCCATCCGGCTGCTGCAGCTCTCCACCGTTGAGCTTCAACAAGAAATCCAAGACGCGCTCGAGAGCAATCCACTGCTCGAAGAGAACGAAGAATCCGAGAACCGCAGCGAAGGCGAAGAAACCGCTACGGTCGAAGCGGAAGCCGAGGCCGAATCGTCGACCGCCGACGCCGACAATGCCGAGCCGGCCGATCTCGATATGGAGCAGTCGTCGCTCAGCGATGTCGGCAGCGACAGCGATTGGGACGAAGGTAACTACGACGGCAGCAGCTCCTCCAGCAGTCGCAGCGACGGCGAGCGGCCCGATATCGATGCCCGCAACAGTCGGCCACAGACCCTGCGCGATCATCTGCTATGGCAGATGCAAATGACACCGCTGTCGGAAACCGACCGGCGTATCGCCGAAAGCTTGATCGATGCGATCAATGAAGACGGCTACCTCACCTCGCGTATCGAAGAGATTCAACAAATTCTCGCCCGTGGCGCCGTCGGTATTTCTGGTCTCGATGTCGAGGCCGACGAAGTCGAGGCGGTGCTGCACCAAATTCAAAATTTCGATCCGATCGGCGTCGGTGCACGCGACTTGGCCGAATGCCTGACACTTCAGCTCAAAGCGCTCGGCACCGACACGCCGTTCGTGAGCGACGCGTTGCAACTGGCGACGCCCGAACATCTCGCTGCCCTCGCCAACCGCGACTACAACCAGCTGCGGCGCATGCTCAAGGTCAGCCCGGAGACGCTGCACGAAGCGGTACAAATCATCCAACGGTTGAACCCAAAACCGGGTGGCATGGTGCAATCGACCGCCGCCAATTACGTCGTACCCGACATTATCGTTTCGAAGTACAAAGGCGTATGGCGCGCCGAGCTGAATCAAGACGTATCGCCGCGGTTGCGCATTAATCGCCTGTACGAAGGCATGATCCATCGCGGCGATTCGAGCACGCAGAACCGTTACTTGCAGGATCAACTACAGCAAGCACGCTGGTTCATTAAGAGCCTCAATAGCCGCAACGACACCCTGCTCAAGGTGGCGCGCACGATCGTCGACCGGCAGCGGGCGTTCTTCGATCATGGCCCGGAAGCGATGAAACCGCTGGTGTTGCACGACGTCGCCGAAACCGTCGGTATGCACGAATCGACCATCTCGCGCGTCACCACCAACAAATACATGCTGACGCCGCGCGGCATCTTCGAGCTGAAATATTTCTTCTCGAGCCACGTCGGCACCGCCGACGGCGGCGCCTGCTCGGCAACCGCGATCCGCTCGATGATCAAAAAGCTGGTCGAAGGCGAACCGTCGAGCAAACCGATCAGCGACAGCAAGATTGCCGATATTTTGGCCGAACAAGGAATACATGTGGCGCGACGGACGGTCGCGAAGTATCGCGAATCGATCAGTATTCCGCCGTCGAACCAACGTAAATCGATTTTGTAA
- the lptB gene encoding LPS export ABC transporter ATP-binding protein: MSTLAANGLTKHYGARRVVDGVSLEVKGGEIVGLLGPNGAGKTTCFYMMVGLVTADAGSIALDGRNITDLAMHKRARLGVGYLPQEPSVFRQLTTAENIMAILETRRDLTAARRNELLEELLHDLQISERRDTLGISLSGGERRRVEIARALASQPRFMLLDEPFAGVDPISVVEIQQLIKHLQSRGIGILITDHNVRETLKICDRAYILSEGRVLTAGEPDGILYNEDVRRVYLGKDFRL; encoded by the coding sequence ATGAGCACCTTGGCGGCCAACGGTTTAACCAAGCACTACGGCGCCCGACGCGTCGTCGACGGGGTATCGCTCGAAGTCAAAGGTGGCGAAATCGTCGGCCTGCTCGGGCCAAATGGCGCCGGCAAAACGACCTGCTTTTACATGATGGTAGGTCTGGTCACCGCCGATGCCGGCAGTATTGCGCTCGATGGCCGGAACATCACCGACTTGGCGATGCACAAACGCGCCCGGCTCGGCGTCGGTTACCTGCCACAAGAACCGTCGGTCTTTCGGCAGCTGACGACCGCCGAAAACATCATGGCGATTTTGGAAACGCGCCGCGACCTGACCGCCGCCCGCCGCAACGAGCTGCTCGAAGAACTGCTGCACGATCTGCAAATTAGCGAACGTCGTGACACGCTCGGCATTAGCCTTTCTGGCGGTGAGCGCCGACGCGTTGAAATCGCCCGGGCACTCGCGAGCCAACCACGCTTCATGCTGCTGGATGAACCGTTCGCCGGTGTCGATCCGATCTCGGTGGTAGAGATTCAACAACTCATCAAGCATTTACAGAGCCGAGGCATCGGCATCCTCATCACCGACCACAACGTCCGCGAAACCCTAAAAATCTGCGATCGTGCTTACATTCTGAGCGAAGGCCGTGTACTTACCGCGGGTGAGCCCGATGGGATTCTGTATAATGAAGACGTTCGCAGAGTTTATCTGGGTAAGGATTTCCGGCTTTAA
- the lptA gene encoding lipopolysaccharide transport periplasmic protein LptA, translated as MKRTSLLIIIGMTSWLVSMSAQALTSDAEQPINIHAKNVDANQKTGVSLYRGNVVLTQGSMRLEADRLEVRQREGRADVIRAWGNPVRMKSQSDAGQELNAQAARAEYYANERRLDLYERAIIQRNQDTVTGAVVHYAMDAQTFSAEGGDGKQVTAVIQPAPAKQP; from the coding sequence ATGAAACGAACGTCGCTGTTAATAATTATCGGCATGACCTCGTGGCTGGTGAGCATGAGTGCGCAGGCGTTGACCAGCGACGCCGAGCAGCCGATCAACATTCACGCCAAAAATGTCGATGCGAACCAGAAGACCGGCGTGTCGTTGTATCGCGGCAATGTGGTGCTAACGCAAGGCAGCATGCGACTCGAGGCCGATCGCCTGGAAGTCCGGCAACGCGAAGGTCGGGCGGATGTGATTCGCGCCTGGGGTAATCCGGTGCGCATGAAGAGCCAATCCGACGCCGGCCAAGAATTAAACGCGCAGGCAGCGCGCGCCGAGTACTACGCCAACGAACGCCGCCTCGATCTTTATGAGCGCGCTATTATCCAACGCAATCAAGACACCGTCACCGGGGCGGTCGTGCATTACGCGATGGACGCACAAACCTTCAGCGCTGAAGGCGGCGACGGTAAACAAGTGACCGCCGTCATTCAGCCGGCACCGGCAAAACAACCATGA
- the lptC gene encoding LPS export ABC transporter periplasmic protein LptC yields the protein MRTDTYKIVIGGALGLLALSSWWLSGRVEPPLAPTAANMRHDPDYIVENFTATTMNELGTRKYVLVAQRLMHYPDDNMSYLTKPILTQFPPTGPLIVTKAETGVMPGDGSEIVMQGNVYVTHAGDSRAPAGGEMTSDRMRIELDN from the coding sequence ATGAGAACGGATACTTATAAGATCGTCATCGGCGGCGCCCTCGGCCTGCTGGCGCTGAGCTCGTGGTGGCTAAGCGGTCGGGTCGAGCCGCCGCTAGCGCCGACCGCGGCGAACATGCGGCACGATCCTGACTACATCGTCGAAAATTTCACGGCGACGACGATGAACGAGCTCGGCACCCGCAAATATGTGCTCGTTGCGCAGCGCCTCATGCATTATCCCGATGACAACATGTCGTATCTCACCAAACCGATACTCACGCAGTTCCCACCGACCGGTCCCCTGATCGTTACCAAAGCTGAGACCGGCGTCATGCCGGGCGATGGCAGCGAGATCGTCATGCAAGGTAACGTGTATGTCACCCACGCTGGCGATAGTCGCGCTCCCGCCGGTGGCGAAATGACGTCCGACCGTATGCGTATAGAGCTGGACAACTAA
- a CDS encoding HAD hydrolase family protein, producing the protein MSTGLLAPDFAIPTPIFERARRVRLLLLDVDGILTDGRVMLSGDDEYKAFDIKDGHGIVMLQRHNIAVGIITGRTSRVVERRAAELSIAHLHQGCRDKLPVYRQLLTTLGLTPEQTAYAGDDVVDLPILLNAGLAVTVADAHPLVRRHVHWVTPSAGGRGGVRELCEAILHAHGVYDSEMRRYLA; encoded by the coding sequence ATGAGCACCGGTCTGCTCGCCCCTGACTTTGCCATTCCCACACCGATCTTCGAACGCGCGCGGCGCGTGCGACTGCTGTTGCTCGACGTCGACGGCATTTTGACCGACGGCCGCGTGATGTTGAGCGGCGACGATGAATACAAGGCGTTCGACATCAAAGACGGGCACGGTATCGTCATGCTGCAACGGCACAATATCGCCGTCGGCATCATCACCGGCCGCACATCGCGCGTCGTCGAACGGCGTGCCGCCGAGCTCAGCATCGCCCATCTCCATCAAGGCTGCCGCGACAAATTGCCGGTGTATCGCCAACTGTTGACGACACTCGGACTGACACCGGAACAAACCGCCTACGCCGGCGACGACGTCGTCGACTTGCCGATTTTGTTGAACGCCGGCCTAGCAGTAACCGTGGCCGACGCCCATCCGTTGGTACGTCGGCATGTACACTGGGTTACGCCGTCGGCCGGCGGACGCGGCGGCGTGCGCGAGCTCTGCGAGGCAATATTGCACGCGCACGGCGTGTACGATAGCGAGATGCGACGCTATCTCGCATGA